One part of the Aestuariirhabdus litorea genome encodes these proteins:
- a CDS encoding FCD domain-containing protein, whose product MESRTVTTAQSIARRLEQLIAEGSLVPGERMPSERQLSERLGVSRTILREALKELKGRGVIYTQHGRGSFVAEMLPDVSPDSTLGHLYQDHPRTLYDLLEVRELLEAEAAGLAAERGTNEDLYRITKAFEAMLIGQRNALDPQAIARLDHAFHNAISDASHNPVLIHTLQSLNRLTLNTVLLSVNNLYHRAPQKQQIDRHHRQLYHAVTSRQPAWARKVAAQHIRHIRARMFELESDKQGLKRVPIQGQGKRGPESQVLKVDGLD is encoded by the coding sequence ATGGAATCCAGAACAGTGACCACAGCCCAGTCGATTGCCCGCCGACTGGAGCAGCTGATTGCCGAAGGCAGTCTGGTACCGGGAGAACGGATGCCGTCGGAGCGCCAGCTCTCCGAGCGCCTGGGGGTGTCCCGTACCATATTGCGGGAGGCGCTCAAGGAGCTGAAGGGGCGTGGCGTCATCTATACCCAGCATGGACGGGGCTCCTTTGTGGCAGAGATGCTGCCGGATGTCAGCCCCGACAGCACGCTGGGCCACCTCTACCAGGACCACCCCCGCACCCTCTACGACCTGCTTGAGGTGCGTGAGCTGCTTGAAGCCGAGGCCGCCGGGTTAGCCGCCGAGCGCGGAACCAACGAGGACCTCTACCGCATCACCAAAGCCTTTGAGGCGATGCTGATCGGACAGCGAAACGCCCTGGACCCGCAGGCGATTGCGCGCCTGGATCATGCCTTTCACAACGCCATCAGCGATGCTTCCCATAACCCGGTGCTGATCCATACCCTGCAAAGCCTGAACCGACTTACCCTCAATACGGTGCTGTTGTCGGTCAACAACCTTTACCACCGAGCTCCCCAGAAGCAGCAGATCGACCGTCATCATCGCCAGCTGTACCATGCGGTGACCAGCCGCCAACCGGCCTGGGCCCGCAAGGTGGCGGCCCAGCATATTCGCCACATAAGGGCGCGAATGTTTGAGCTGGAGAGTGACAAACAGGGGTTGAAACGGGTGCCTATCCAGGGCCAGGGGAAGCGGGGCCCGGAGTCGCAGGTGCTGAAGGTGGACGGGCTCGATTGA
- a CDS encoding DUF2784 domain-containing protein, which produces MLADLLLILHLLFILFALLGAILLLRWPWLLLLHLPAIVWVVMLELNGWICPLTPLENRFRQAAGEAGYKGGFIDHYLLPLIYPAGLTPEIQQWLGLGALLINLALYGWVARHWHRRGTP; this is translated from the coding sequence ATGCTTGCCGATCTGCTGCTGATCCTTCACCTGCTGTTTATCCTGTTCGCCCTGTTGGGGGCGATACTGCTGCTGCGCTGGCCCTGGCTACTGCTGTTGCATCTGCCGGCCATCGTCTGGGTGGTAATGCTGGAGCTCAATGGCTGGATCTGCCCCCTGACCCCCCTCGAGAACCGGTTCCGCCAGGCTGCCGGCGAGGCCGGCTACAAGGGCGGTTTCATTGACCACTACCTGCTTCCGCTGATCTACCCTGCCGGCCTTACCCCGGAGATCCAGCAATGGCTCGGGTTGGGAGCGCTACTGATCAACCTGGCCCTCTACGGCTGGGTCGCACGTCACTGGCACCGCCGAGGGACGCCCTGA
- a CDS encoding DUF4136 domain-containing protein codes for MEGLGRWLMVLLAGLLVGCGSSARITDAWIDPALEQRRLDGVMVIAVAGEAPDHHQLRVGFETAMAAALEQQGVRAVASHTLIPEHPKRARVIAAAKANSLAAVLVTQYAGTLEQPVYHPGTDYYTVVPLYDASTGRDVGWGWGQWINVYSDPAVWTSNNRVTLISDLYRVEGEKRVWQAVSTDMETGSVDQLQQDFIRAFVDEILKQELLAH; via the coding sequence ATGGAAGGTTTGGGACGCTGGTTAATGGTGCTGTTGGCGGGGTTACTGGTGGGGTGTGGCAGCAGTGCGCGCATCACAGACGCCTGGATTGACCCCGCCCTCGAGCAGCGCAGACTCGATGGGGTCATGGTCATTGCCGTTGCCGGCGAAGCACCGGATCACCATCAGCTTCGCGTCGGCTTTGAAACGGCGATGGCGGCGGCACTTGAGCAGCAGGGGGTGCGCGCCGTGGCCAGCCATACCCTGATTCCTGAGCACCCGAAGCGGGCCCGGGTCATTGCGGCGGCCAAGGCCAACTCGCTTGCCGCGGTGCTGGTGACCCAGTATGCCGGCACCCTTGAGCAGCCGGTCTACCATCCGGGCACGGACTATTACACGGTGGTGCCGTTGTACGATGCCAGCACCGGGCGCGACGTCGGCTGGGGCTGGGGGCAATGGATTAACGTCTATTCCGATCCTGCCGTCTGGACCAGTAACAACCGGGTAACCCTGATCTCCGACCTCTATCGGGTGGAGGGTGAGAAGCGGGTCTGGCAGGCGGTGTCGACGGATATGGAAACCGGGTCAGTGGACCAGCTGCAGCAGGATTTTATCCGCGCCTTTGTCGACGAAATCCTCAAGCAGGAGCTGCTGGCGCACTAG
- a CDS encoding M48 family metallopeptidase, producing MSSTPLRYLQGYPPALVEQASALVLSGRLPDWLRERYPQRHAIRTDKSLYEYTLGIKQRYLKQSNALSKVVFDDRIDVLHQALGLHTRISRIQGGKLKAKREIRIASLFRDAPSPMLEMIVVHELAHLREAEHNRAFYKLCCHMQPDYPQRELDTRLYLTCLERFGPL from the coding sequence ATGTCATCCACCCCACTGCGCTATCTGCAAGGCTACCCACCGGCACTGGTTGAGCAGGCCAGCGCACTGGTGCTGAGTGGCCGCTTGCCCGACTGGCTGCGCGAGCGCTACCCGCAGCGCCACGCGATCCGTACCGACAAGAGCTTGTACGAGTACACCCTTGGCATCAAACAGCGCTACCTGAAGCAGTCGAATGCCCTCAGCAAAGTGGTGTTTGACGATCGTATCGATGTACTCCACCAGGCGCTGGGACTGCACACCCGAATCTCCCGGATCCAGGGAGGGAAGCTCAAGGCCAAACGGGAGATACGCATCGCCTCGCTGTTCAGGGACGCACCTTCCCCCATGCTGGAGATGATTGTGGTCCATGAGCTGGCCCACCTTCGCGAAGCCGAGCACAACCGTGCGTTTTACAAGCTGTGCTGCCATATGCAACCCGACTACCCCCAGCGCGAACTGGATACCCGCCTCTACCTGACCTGCCTGGAGCGCTTCGGTCCACTCTAG
- the dctP gene encoding TRAP transporter substrate-binding protein DctP translates to MSSNDNNKSPAPPAVSERRKFLKQAAIGATTAMVAAPFVGNAQAASTTTWKVQSTWDAGTVGYTLFEEWCNAMVEASGGELAIKPFPAKSVAADNNALFDSVRNGVLHGMNPFTLYWSGKIPASVFLSSYPAGPDQPHQWDTMFYALGMLEKTRAIYEKFGLFYVGPIHHDANIIHSKKKVDSLEDLKGMKIRLPGGMVAEVFQQFGVSTVSLPGSDIFPALEKGTIDAADYVGPAVNWELGFGQVTKHILFGPPGVMSVYQPVDLMDLTVNARAWKKLSPKMQKLVEDQVKNYSMNHYLTIQKRNIEALQKFKDSGSEVSRMSQDDMQSFRRAAIPIWYKWAKKDADAAEIFKIHRDYMLNDIVGYITEDDIKGQTL, encoded by the coding sequence ATGAGCAGCAATGATAACAACAAGTCGCCTGCGCCTCCTGCGGTATCGGAGCGTCGTAAGTTCCTGAAACAAGCCGCCATTGGCGCCACCACGGCGATGGTAGCAGCCCCCTTTGTGGGCAACGCACAAGCAGCATCCACAACCACCTGGAAAGTCCAGTCCACCTGGGATGCAGGTACCGTGGGCTACACCCTCTTCGAGGAGTGGTGTAATGCAATGGTGGAGGCATCCGGTGGTGAGCTGGCGATCAAGCCTTTCCCTGCCAAGTCGGTAGCCGCCGATAACAACGCCCTGTTTGACTCTGTCCGTAACGGTGTTCTGCATGGGATGAACCCCTTCACTCTGTACTGGTCCGGCAAGATTCCCGCCTCCGTATTCCTCTCCTCCTACCCGGCCGGTCCTGACCAGCCCCACCAGTGGGACACCATGTTCTACGCTCTCGGGATGTTGGAAAAGACCCGCGCTATCTATGAAAAGTTCGGCCTCTTTTACGTTGGCCCTATCCACCACGACGCAAACATCATCCACTCGAAGAAAAAGGTAGATAGCCTCGAAGACCTCAAGGGGATGAAGATTCGTCTGCCCGGCGGCATGGTAGCCGAGGTGTTCCAGCAGTTTGGGGTGTCCACCGTGAGCCTGCCCGGTTCTGACATCTTCCCGGCACTGGAGAAGGGCACCATCGATGCGGCTGACTACGTAGGCCCGGCGGTTAACTGGGAACTGGGCTTTGGCCAGGTGACCAAGCACATCCTGTTTGGACCTCCCGGGGTAATGTCGGTCTACCAGCCTGTTGACCTCATGGACCTGACAGTGAACGCTCGTGCCTGGAAGAAACTGTCGCCCAAGATGCAGAAGCTGGTGGAAGACCAGGTCAAGAACTACTCCATGAACCACTACCTGACCATCCAGAAGCGCAACATTGAGGCGCTGCAGAAGTTCAAGGATTCCGGCAGTGAAGTGTCACGGATGAGCCAGGACGACATGCAGTCGTTCCGGCGTGCAGCTATTCCGATCTGGTACAAGTGGGCCAAGAAGGATGCCGACGCGGCTGAAATCTTCAAGATCCATCGTGACTACATGCTGAACGACATCGTCGGCTACATCACCGAGGATGACATCAAGGGGCAGACCCTCTAG
- a CDS encoding DMT family transporter, translated as MFAITPSHLLLISVASIWGFAFVAQSAGMDYLEPHSFNAARFVLGALSLVPLWLIMSRGKMPHGRTLWIGGLLAGCVMFGGFTFQQIGLLHTSAGNAGFITGMYIVMVPIVGTLLGQSTNPQTWIGVVLAVLGLYSLTIGPDFKVNYGDFLELVGALFWTAHVLIIGWLSRKVDAISLSICQFGVAAVLAALFAITTESPSLTNFQAAWMPLLYAGIASSGIACTLQIIAQRKVEPSVTALILSTEAVFAVIGGWLLLGESMGSKQLLGCSLMLMGMLISQWPVGRQRALATEGEG; from the coding sequence GTGTTTGCTATTACCCCTTCGCACCTGTTGCTGATAAGTGTTGCCTCCATCTGGGGGTTCGCCTTTGTGGCCCAGAGTGCAGGTATGGACTACCTGGAGCCCCACAGCTTTAACGCCGCCCGCTTCGTACTCGGTGCCCTGTCGCTGGTTCCGCTCTGGCTTATCATGAGTCGCGGTAAAATGCCCCACGGCCGAACCCTCTGGATCGGCGGGCTGCTGGCAGGCTGTGTCATGTTCGGTGGTTTCACTTTCCAGCAGATCGGCCTGCTTCACACCAGCGCTGGCAACGCCGGCTTTATCACCGGCATGTATATTGTCATGGTGCCCATCGTCGGTACCTTGCTGGGTCAAAGCACCAACCCCCAAACCTGGATCGGGGTGGTGCTGGCCGTATTGGGGCTCTACAGCCTGACCATCGGTCCCGACTTCAAGGTCAACTACGGTGACTTCCTCGAGCTGGTGGGCGCCCTGTTCTGGACCGCCCACGTTCTGATCATCGGCTGGCTGTCACGCAAGGTAGACGCCATCAGCCTTTCCATCTGCCAGTTTGGGGTGGCGGCCGTTCTGGCCGCACTGTTTGCCATCACTACGGAGTCCCCCAGCCTCACCAACTTCCAGGCGGCCTGGATGCCGCTGCTCTACGCCGGCATTGCCTCCAGCGGTATCGCCTGCACCCTGCAGATCATTGCGCAACGCAAGGTGGAGCCCAGCGTAACGGCACTGATCCTCTCCACTGAGGCGGTGTTTGCCGTGATCGGCGGCTGGCTATTGTTGGGGGAGTCGATGGGGAGCAAACAACTGCTGGGCTGCAGCCTGATGCTGATGGGTATGCTGATCAGCCAGTGGCCCGTAGGACGCCAGCGGGCGCTGGCCACCGAGGGTGAGGGTTAA
- a CDS encoding GGDEF domain-containing protein, which yields MNLRLRFFIFSAVLVVLAVAVAWVPVRQLAESLIEQWAVRYAEKQVLYDKVRTLQPIIREITLSRQFADSRILKEWARNPDDPDLSAQAIAEMENFRLNFSDRSYFVALLKTGRYYHNNADNEFAGQPYRYTLNAARERDRWFYSIVDQQRDLHLNVNLDHNLGVTKLWIDVLMRDGDDILGVVGTGLDLTGFIERVVKQVEPGITSLFVDHEGAIQVYRDQSMIDFSSVSRQDQHKTLELLFDRESDRNAMRDAMRQLEDTESRVISQFVEIQGQRFLASVAYLPEVGWYEIMLMDLNVLLPLSSFSGILLFYMLVLVVALLLFHLALERYLLAPLVQLELAMNQVSEGTYREEQLPKGSRGEVARLIEHFRKMAYSVISAREELERKVLKRTEALEHLSKTDPLTELLNRRGMTERLEAEVSRGERVARSFGIIWIDLDLFKEINDQYGHSVGDQALKSVARSIESVLRAYDYAARWGGDEFLILIDTCDEALLNAVGERLRVSVSRQGSLRDSRGQQIRIEVSAGGYVAHSGESLDSVLNKADHALYAAKHAGRNCFCNYNTLEDTVLSPS from the coding sequence ATGAACCTCAGGCTCCGTTTTTTTATCTTTAGTGCCGTGCTGGTGGTGTTGGCGGTTGCTGTCGCCTGGGTACCGGTCCGCCAACTGGCGGAAAGCCTTATTGAGCAGTGGGCGGTGCGCTACGCAGAAAAGCAGGTCCTGTACGACAAGGTCCGTACCCTGCAGCCGATTATTCGCGAAATCACCCTGTCACGACAGTTCGCCGATTCCCGCATACTCAAGGAGTGGGCCAGGAATCCGGATGACCCCGATCTGTCGGCGCAGGCCATTGCCGAGATGGAGAACTTCCGGCTTAATTTTTCCGATCGCAGTTACTTTGTTGCCCTTCTCAAGACGGGTCGCTATTACCACAATAATGCGGACAACGAGTTCGCCGGACAGCCGTATCGTTATACCCTCAACGCCGCTCGAGAGAGGGACCGCTGGTTCTATAGCATTGTGGATCAGCAGCGAGACCTGCACCTGAACGTCAACCTGGACCACAATCTGGGGGTCACCAAGCTGTGGATCGATGTGTTGATGCGCGACGGAGACGATATACTGGGGGTCGTGGGCACTGGCCTTGACCTTACGGGCTTCATCGAGCGAGTCGTTAAACAGGTGGAGCCCGGCATCACCAGCCTGTTCGTGGACCACGAGGGGGCTATTCAGGTTTACCGCGACCAGAGCATGATCGATTTCTCCAGCGTTAGTCGCCAGGATCAGCACAAAACCCTGGAGTTACTGTTTGACCGGGAGTCTGATCGTAACGCCATGCGCGATGCGATGCGCCAGCTGGAGGACACAGAGTCGCGGGTCATCAGCCAGTTCGTGGAGATCCAGGGCCAGCGCTTTTTAGCCAGTGTGGCCTATCTGCCAGAGGTCGGCTGGTATGAGATCATGCTCATGGACCTCAATGTGCTGCTTCCGCTGAGCAGCTTTAGCGGCATTCTGCTGTTTTACATGCTGGTGTTGGTGGTCGCCCTGTTGCTGTTTCACCTGGCGCTTGAGCGCTACCTGCTGGCGCCCCTGGTCCAGCTGGAGCTGGCCATGAACCAGGTGAGTGAGGGGACCTATCGCGAGGAGCAGTTGCCCAAGGGGTCCCGGGGCGAGGTCGCCCGACTGATCGAACACTTTCGCAAGATGGCGTACTCGGTCATCAGCGCCCGGGAGGAGCTTGAACGCAAGGTGTTGAAGCGAACCGAGGCTCTGGAGCATCTGAGCAAGACCGACCCCTTGACGGAGCTTTTAAACCGGCGAGGTATGACCGAGCGTCTCGAAGCGGAGGTGAGCCGGGGGGAGCGGGTGGCGCGCAGCTTTGGCATCATCTGGATCGACCTCGACCTGTTCAAGGAGATCAATGACCAGTATGGGCACAGTGTTGGGGACCAGGCCCTCAAGTCGGTTGCCCGTAGCATCGAGTCGGTGCTGCGCGCCTACGACTACGCGGCCCGTTGGGGAGGGGATGAGTTTCTTATCCTGATCGATACCTGCGACGAAGCGCTGCTTAATGCCGTGGGGGAGCGTCTGCGTGTCTCGGTCTCCCGACAGGGTTCACTGCGGGATTCCAGGGGGCAGCAAATAAGGATAGAGGTCAGTGCCGGTGGCTACGTCGCTCACAGCGGTGAAAGCCTCGACTCGGTGTTGAACAAGGCGGATCATGCCCTGTATGCGGCCAAGCATGCTGGGCGCAACTGCTTCTGCAACTACAACACCCTTGAAGATACAGTGTTAAGCCCCTCCTGA
- a CDS encoding Lrp/AsnC family transcriptional regulator → MLDAINRKILIALQENARISFARLGERVHLSAPAVAERVRKMEAAGIITGYGVTVDLDSLGYPIVALVQCKVFRSKEQELKALILERDEVIECYNVTGEQAFILKVAVQSLALLDDLLEEICALSDTNTMVVLKEPVHRALPGGFR, encoded by the coding sequence ATGCTTGATGCCATCAACCGCAAAATACTGATCGCCCTGCAGGAGAATGCGCGCATCTCCTTCGCCAGGCTCGGCGAGCGGGTACATCTGTCGGCGCCGGCGGTGGCCGAGCGGGTGAGAAAGATGGAGGCGGCTGGGATCATTACCGGTTACGGGGTCACGGTCGACCTGGACTCACTGGGTTACCCCATTGTGGCGCTGGTGCAGTGCAAGGTGTTCCGTTCAAAGGAGCAGGAGCTCAAGGCCTTGATTCTGGAGCGGGATGAGGTGATTGAGTGCTATAACGTCACCGGCGAGCAGGCTTTTATCCTCAAAGTGGCGGTGCAATCTCTGGCCCTGCTCGATGACTTGCTGGAGGAGATTTGTGCCCTTAGCGATACCAACACCATGGTGGTGCTCAAGGAGCCGGTACACCGCGCCCTGCCCGGCGGCTTTCGCTAA
- a CDS encoding TRAP transporter small permease subunit: protein MSDLEGFGFVMPHWLYWGWLAVMPLIMIYLDRRSPESPSPVSEAEQNVEKLLLEEDPLEKFKDVSTPVTRVIDWISEHSGVFVAFWTVNAVCFYFFEVVMRYLFNMPTIWVHESSYLMLGMQYLMAGSYAMLHGAHVRVDVVYNKLPIRGRVGMDIFTSLFFFIFALALAGTSWTFFLDSFNMKETTVETWGIQYWPVKGMMFVGSSLILLAGISKLIKDIIVFIRLGQEARS from the coding sequence GTGTCTGATCTCGAAGGCTTTGGTTTTGTCATGCCCCATTGGCTCTATTGGGGGTGGCTGGCAGTCATGCCACTGATCATGATCTATCTCGACCGCCGCTCTCCAGAATCGCCCAGCCCGGTGTCTGAGGCGGAGCAGAATGTCGAAAAGTTGCTCTTGGAAGAGGATCCTCTCGAAAAATTCAAGGATGTCAGCACTCCCGTAACCCGGGTGATCGACTGGATCTCTGAGCATTCCGGAGTGTTTGTCGCTTTCTGGACGGTCAATGCGGTCTGCTTCTATTTCTTCGAAGTGGTCATGCGTTACCTCTTTAATATGCCCACCATCTGGGTACACGAATCCTCCTACCTGATGCTGGGGATGCAGTACCTGATGGCAGGCAGCTACGCCATGCTTCACGGCGCCCATGTCCGGGTTGACGTGGTCTACAACAAACTGCCCATTCGGGGGCGGGTCGGGATGGATATCTTCACCTCCCTGTTCTTCTTTATCTTCGCACTGGCGCTGGCGGGTACCTCCTGGACCTTTTTCCTTGACTCTTTCAACATGAAAGAGACCACCGTGGAAACCTGGGGCATCCAATACTGGCCGGTTAAAGGCATGATGTTTGTGGGCTCCAGCCTCATCCTGCTGGCGGGAATATCCAAACTCATCAAGGACATCATTGTGTTTATTCGACTTGGTCAGGAGGCACGTTCATGA
- a CDS encoding 2-hydroxyacid dehydrogenase — MRALKLLFYSRSGQSSRWIEALHQALPGAEIRLYGEATSDWQADYALLWQPPPELLRSQRRLRGIFNLGAGVDALLANPGLPEEVPIYKLRDAGMAAWMLDYIRYGLLHFGRDMDRYREQQRLRCWQPREIGHRAQWPVGVLGLGALGSEIAAALSVEGYSVSGWSRTPKSIPGVDCYAGETTLAPFLSRCRVLVSILPATVDTRHLLNLERLQRLPEGAVVISCGRGEVLDSQALLALLDSHHLRGALLDVFEQEPLPTDSPLYDNERLIITPHISAPTPIEGAIEQIVEGIGRLESGAPLPAVDRQRGY; from the coding sequence TTGCGCGCGTTAAAGCTTTTGTTCTACTCCCGTAGCGGACAGTCAAGCCGCTGGATCGAGGCGCTACACCAGGCGTTACCCGGCGCGGAGATCCGCCTTTATGGCGAAGCCACCAGCGACTGGCAGGCGGACTACGCCCTGTTATGGCAGCCACCGCCGGAGCTGCTGCGCTCACAGCGCCGGCTGCGGGGCATCTTCAATCTGGGGGCCGGGGTAGATGCCCTGCTGGCCAACCCCGGCCTGCCGGAGGAGGTGCCGATCTACAAGTTGCGTGATGCGGGCATGGCGGCCTGGATGCTCGACTATATCCGCTACGGACTGCTGCACTTTGGTCGCGATATGGATCGCTACCGTGAGCAACAGCGGCTGAGGTGCTGGCAGCCCAGGGAGATTGGCCATCGAGCCCAGTGGCCTGTGGGGGTACTGGGGTTGGGGGCTCTCGGGAGCGAGATCGCAGCCGCCTTGAGCGTGGAAGGCTATAGCGTCAGCGGTTGGAGCCGTACCCCCAAGTCAATCCCGGGTGTCGACTGCTACGCCGGTGAAACAACTTTGGCCCCATTCCTCTCCCGCTGTCGGGTGCTGGTGAGTATTCTGCCGGCGACGGTAGACACTCGCCATCTGCTCAACCTCGAGCGACTGCAGCGGCTGCCTGAAGGGGCGGTGGTCATCAGCTGTGGCCGAGGCGAAGTGCTGGATAGCCAGGCCCTGCTGGCGCTGCTTGACAGCCACCACCTGCGCGGTGCCCTGCTGGATGTGTTTGAACAGGAGCCGCTGCCCACCGACAGCCCCCTCTACGACAATGAGCGCCTGATTATTACCCCGCATATCTCCGCCCCGACACCGATCGAAGGGGCCATCGAGCAGATTGTGGAGGGAATAGGGCGGCTGGAATCAGGGGCCCCCCTGCCCGCGGTGGATCGCCAACGGGGCTATTAA
- a CDS encoding TRAP transporter large permease produces MSTQSVNNSPANRSSLSGSLGTLLLVVATLGLGFVVFVEVINAILYDSWSEEYFLFRLAGSLENLEIGPLTYLMFGSLLVALMMGLPLAFVTGGLGVVFIYLVGDATMLNIIPGRIFPMMTNSDLAAIPLFIFMASMLERAGLIEEMFNVVYKWMGGVGGGLAMATIIASTILAAMVGVIGAAVVTMGIIALPAMLKRGYDHKIALGSIMAGGTLGILIPPSILAILYAVVAQQSVGELYLGAIIPGLLLSGMYLLYVWVRTRINPELGPPVPEEERISLKEKLLLLKDLIAPIILVMLVLGLLFGGIATPVEAAGIGSFGAMIVAAMHGSFSINALREASVTTAKASAMVLWIMFGASVFVGFYILQGGQDFITDSIIGTGMSAYGILFLLMVLLVILGMFLDWVGILLLAVPIFIPIVKSLTFDGLFGLPAVPGEDVVLWFGVLYLVNMQMSFLSPPFGYALFYIRGVCPPEISMATIFRSSLVFLALQAVGLLLCIMVPGLITWLPNLVYG; encoded by the coding sequence ATGAGTACGCAGTCTGTGAACAACAGCCCGGCAAACCGATCATCCCTGAGCGGGTCTCTCGGTACCCTGTTACTGGTAGTGGCCACCCTTGGCCTCGGGTTCGTGGTGTTCGTCGAGGTGATCAACGCGATCCTTTACGACTCCTGGAGCGAGGAGTATTTCCTCTTCCGTCTCGCAGGTAGCCTGGAGAATCTCGAAATCGGCCCGCTCACCTACCTGATGTTTGGCTCCCTTCTGGTCGCCCTCATGATGGGCTTACCACTGGCCTTCGTAACCGGTGGACTGGGGGTTGTCTTCATCTATCTGGTGGGCGATGCCACCATGCTCAACATCATTCCGGGACGCATCTTCCCGATGATGACCAACTCCGACCTGGCGGCCATTCCGCTGTTTATCTTTATGGCTTCCATGCTTGAGCGGGCGGGCCTGATCGAGGAGATGTTCAACGTCGTCTACAAGTGGATGGGTGGCGTGGGCGGCGGCCTGGCCATGGCCACCATCATCGCCTCCACCATACTGGCGGCCATGGTGGGCGTCATTGGTGCGGCCGTGGTGACCATGGGTATCATTGCCCTGCCGGCCATGCTCAAACGCGGTTACGACCATAAAATCGCTCTGGGCTCAATCATGGCAGGGGGTACTCTGGGCATCCTGATCCCCCCCTCCATTCTTGCGATTCTCTACGCTGTGGTCGCGCAACAGTCCGTGGGTGAGCTTTACCTGGGCGCCATCATTCCGGGTCTGCTGCTCTCCGGCATGTACCTGCTCTACGTCTGGGTTCGCACCCGCATCAATCCCGAGCTTGGGCCTCCGGTTCCCGAGGAGGAGCGCATCAGCCTCAAGGAGAAGCTGCTGCTGTTGAAGGACCTGATCGCGCCGATCATTCTGGTCATGCTGGTACTGGGTTTGCTGTTTGGCGGTATTGCGACGCCAGTAGAGGCGGCCGGTATCGGTTCGTTCGGCGCCATGATTGTGGCCGCCATGCACGGCTCTTTCAGTATCAACGCCCTGCGTGAGGCATCGGTTACCACCGCCAAAGCGTCAGCCATGGTGCTCTGGATCATGTTCGGTGCTTCGGTCTTTGTCGGCTTCTACATTCTGCAAGGGGGCCAGGACTTCATCACCGACTCCATCATAGGCACCGGCATGTCGGCTTACGGCATCCTGTTCCTGCTGATGGTGCTGCTGGTGATTCTGGGGATGTTCCTCGACTGGGTGGGCATTTTGCTACTGGCAGTGCCGATCTTTATCCCGATCGTTAAGTCCCTCACCTTCGACGGCCTGTTTGGCCTGCCGGCGGTCCCCGGAGAGGATGTGGTGCTCTGGTTTGGGGTGCTCTATCTGGTCAATATGCAGATGTCCTTCCTGAGCCCACCCTTTGGCTATGCGCTCTTTTATATCCGTGGCGTCTGCCCGCCGGAGATCAGCATGGCAACCATCTTCCGCAGCTCGCTGGTGTTCCTGGCGCTGCAGGCTGTGGGTCTGCTCCTGTGCATTATGGTTCCCGGGTTGATCACCTGGTTACCTAATCTGGTGTACGGATAA
- a CDS encoding LysE family translocator has translation MLDHFQWWPFLLAITALTLTPGLDTLLVIRNAARGGWRDGLLTSTGICSGLFVHALISAAGLSVILLGSAQLFLLLKYAGAGYLVWLGWQSLRTAWRARALALPEIAPQRVPMQQSLREGFLSNVLNPKTIIFYMAFLPQFIDPQQSAMGQSMVMAAIHFLIASLWQGALVLLVGRARLWLARPRVGQVMNGLTGLLLVGFGVRLALER, from the coding sequence ATGCTTGACCATTTCCAGTGGTGGCCCTTCCTGTTGGCGATTACCGCCCTCACTCTGACCCCTGGGCTCGATACCCTGCTGGTGATCCGCAACGCCGCCCGCGGTGGCTGGCGCGATGGGTTGCTGACCAGCACCGGGATCTGCTCGGGCCTGTTCGTGCATGCCCTGATCTCGGCGGCGGGGCTGTCGGTGATCCTGCTGGGCTCAGCCCAGCTGTTTCTGCTGCTAAAGTACGCGGGAGCCGGTTATCTGGTGTGGTTGGGTTGGCAGAGCCTTCGCACCGCCTGGCGGGCGCGGGCGCTCGCCCTGCCCGAGATTGCCCCCCAACGGGTACCGATGCAGCAGTCGTTGCGGGAGGGGTTTCTCTCTAACGTGCTCAACCCCAAAACCATTATCTTCTACATGGCGTTTCTGCCCCAGTTTATCGATCCACAGCAGTCGGCGATGGGCCAGTCGATGGTGATGGCCGCGATCCACTTCCTGATCGCCAGCCTGTGGCAGGGGGCGTTGGTGTTGCTGGTGGGTCGTGCGCGGCTGTGGCTGGCCCGACCGAGGGTGGGCCAGGTGATGAACGGTCTCACCGGCCTGCTGCTGGTGGGCTTCGGCGTTCGCCTGGCGCTGGAACGTTAA